A DNA window from Boseongicola sp. contains the following coding sequences:
- a CDS encoding phosphoglycerate dehydrogenase translates to METKPKVLVSDKLSETAVQIFRDRGIDVTFEPGLGKDKERLLEVIGQYDGLAIRSATKVTAKLLEAATNLKVVARAGIGVDNVEIPAASKKGVIVMNTPFGNSITTAEHAVAMMFAVARQIPEASASTHQGKWEKSRFMGVELTNKTLGVIGAGNIGGIVCERALGLRMKVIAYDPFLTEERADKMGVTKVELHELLGRSDFITMHVPLTDKTKNILSADAIERLKPGVRIINCARGGLVDEEALAAALKDGRVAGAAFDVFAVEPATESPLFNLPNVVVTPHLGASTTEAQENVALQVAEQMSDYLLTGAVTNALNMPSVTAEEAKVMGPWVKLAGHLGAFTGQLTDEPIRAINILYNGQVAEMNTAALNASAVAGIMKATNPDVNMVSAPVIAKDRGIEISTTTQEKSGAFDSYIKLTVVTDKRERSIAGTVFNDGKPRFIQIKGINIDAEVGEHMIYTTNNDVPGIIGALGQTMGENGVNIANFTLGRAEKGQDAIALLYLDDPAPAVVVDKLEATGLFSQVAPLRFDAA, encoded by the coding sequence ATGGAAACGAAACCAAAAGTGCTGGTCAGCGACAAGCTGAGCGAAACTGCTGTGCAAATCTTTCGCGATCGCGGGATTGATGTGACCTTTGAGCCCGGTCTTGGCAAAGACAAAGAGCGCTTGCTGGAAGTGATCGGGCAATATGACGGTTTGGCAATCCGCTCGGCCACCAAGGTAACGGCCAAACTGTTGGAAGCCGCGACCAATTTGAAAGTCGTCGCCCGCGCAGGGATTGGCGTGGACAACGTTGAAATCCCGGCCGCGTCGAAAAAGGGCGTGATCGTCATGAACACGCCTTTTGGAAACTCGATCACAACTGCGGAACACGCGGTGGCAATGATGTTTGCCGTTGCGCGGCAAATTCCCGAGGCAAGTGCATCGACCCATCAGGGCAAGTGGGAAAAGTCACGGTTCATGGGTGTTGAACTGACCAACAAGACGTTGGGCGTGATTGGCGCGGGCAACATCGGTGGGATCGTTTGCGAGCGCGCGTTAGGATTGCGGATGAAGGTCATCGCCTACGATCCATTCCTGACTGAAGAACGTGCAGACAAAATGGGTGTGACCAAAGTTGAGCTGCACGAGTTGCTGGGGCGTTCTGACTTTATAACCATGCACGTGCCGTTGACGGACAAGACCAAGAATATCCTGTCGGCGGATGCCATTGAACGCCTGAAGCCGGGTGTTCGGATCATCAACTGTGCCCGGGGTGGTTTGGTTGATGAGGAAGCATTGGCAGCGGCTTTGAAAGACGGGCGGGTTGCAGGTGCTGCGTTTGACGTCTTTGCCGTGGAGCCAGCGACAGAAAGCCCGCTGTTCAATCTGCCGAACGTGGTGGTGACCCCGCACCTGGGTGCCTCGACGACGGAAGCGCAGGAAAATGTTGCGTTGCAGGTGGCCGAGCAGATGTCGGATTATTTGCTGACGGGTGCTGTGACCAACGCGTTGAACATGCCGTCGGTGACCGCCGAGGAAGCCAAAGTCATGGGGCCATGGGTGAAACTGGCCGGACATTTGGGTGCGTTTACGGGCCAGCTGACGGACGAGCCGATCCGCGCGATCAATATCCTTTATAACGGTCAGGTTGCCGAAATGAACACCGCAGCGCTAAACGCCAGCGCCGTTGCCGGGATCATGAAAGCGACGAACCCCGACGTGAACATGGTGTCGGCCCCAGTTATTGCGAAAGATCGCGGCATTGAGATCTCGACAACCACACAAGAAAAGTCAGGTGCCTTCGACAGCTACATCAAGCTGACCGTGGTGACTGACAAACGCGAGCGTTCGATTGCGGGCACTGTCTTTAACGACGGCAAACCGCGGTTCATTCAGATCAAAGGCATCAATATTGACGCCGAAGTTGGTGAACACATGATTTACACCACAAACAACGATGTTCCAGGGATCATCGGTGCACTGGGTCAGACCATGGGCGAAAATGGCGTCAATATTGCGAACTTTACACTTGGCCGGGCAGAAAAAGGTCAGGATGCAATTGCGCTTTTATATCTGGATGATCCCGCCCCTGCCGTCGTTGTCGACAAGCTGGAAGCGACCGGCTTATTCAGCCAGGTGGCACCTTTGCGGTTCGACGCCGCCTAA
- a CDS encoding aminotransferase class I/II-fold pyridoxal phosphate-dependent enzyme yields the protein MSDFAAHLETTLATIDADGLTKRERAITTPQSTNIRVAGKPLLNLCANNYLGLADNPRLIDAAHKTLDTHGYGMASVRFICGTQDLHQSLEAELAAFLNMDDAILFAACFDANAAVFEPLLGPEDAIISDSLNHASIIDGIRLCKARRYRYANSDMNDLEANLKEARTAGARFVMIITDGVFSMDGTLANLPEIRVLADKYDALIMVDDCHATAKPR from the coding sequence ATGTCTGATTTCGCGGCGCACCTCGAGACAACCCTGGCAACTATCGACGCCGATGGGCTGACGAAACGCGAACGCGCCATCACAACGCCTCAGTCGACGAACATCCGCGTCGCAGGCAAACCTCTCCTGAACCTTTGCGCCAATAATTACCTTGGGCTTGCAGATAATCCGCGCCTGATCGATGCCGCACACAAGACGCTCGACACACATGGCTACGGCATGGCGTCTGTCCGCTTCATTTGTGGAACCCAGGACCTGCACCAATCGCTGGAAGCAGAACTGGCCGCTTTCTTGAACATGGATGACGCGATCCTGTTCGCCGCCTGTTTTGATGCCAATGCCGCCGTGTTCGAACCTCTCTTGGGTCCAGAAGATGCGATCATTTCGGATTCTCTGAACCATGCCTCCATCATCGACGGCATTCGTCTGTGCAAGGCACGCCGCTATCGCTACGCCAACTCCGATATGAATGACCTCGAGGCGAACCTGAAAGAGGCTCGCACCGCTGGTGCCCGCTTTGTCATGATCATTACTGATGGTGTCTTTTCCATGGACGGCACTCTCGCAAACCTCCCCGAAATTCGTGTGCTGGCCGACAAATACGATGCCCTCATCATGGTGGACGATTGTCACGCCACAGCGAAGCCTCGATAA
- the serB gene encoding phosphoserine phosphatase SerB, whose product MISLIAQPGKLDPALVSSLQSAWGGGDAHWLAPDEAAEFPAITTPSNISEVRSDIAGMGVDVNVLPSGNRRKKLLIADMDSTMINQECIDELAAEAGVGDRVSQITARAMNGELDFDAAIDERVGLLKGLGTDVIEKVLQDRITLAAGGQTLVATMKGNGVYAALVSGGFVQFTSAISRLLGFDENRANTLIEDGDILSGTVQRPILGQEAKVEALEEITARLGVSPDDAIAVGDGANDLAMIHRAGLGVALHAKPAVAAAAPIKVNHGDLTALLFLQGYEINEFITN is encoded by the coding sequence ATTATCTCGCTTATCGCTCAGCCCGGAAAGTTGGATCCGGCTTTGGTGTCATCCTTGCAGTCGGCCTGGGGTGGCGGAGACGCGCATTGGCTGGCTCCCGACGAGGCTGCAGAATTTCCGGCCATAACAACGCCTTCCAACATTTCGGAAGTAAGAAGCGACATTGCTGGCATGGGTGTCGATGTCAACGTTCTGCCGTCTGGGAATCGTCGCAAAAAGCTACTGATTGCCGACATGGACAGCACCATGATCAATCAGGAATGCATCGACGAGTTGGCCGCCGAAGCCGGTGTCGGTGACCGCGTTTCTCAAATCACGGCACGAGCGATGAACGGTGAATTGGATTTCGACGCGGCAATCGATGAACGCGTGGGATTATTGAAAGGTTTGGGAACAGACGTCATCGAGAAAGTTCTGCAAGATCGCATTACCCTTGCCGCAGGGGGCCAAACTCTCGTGGCAACTATGAAGGGCAATGGCGTCTATGCCGCACTGGTATCAGGCGGATTTGTTCAGTTCACATCCGCAATTTCCCGGCTCCTGGGATTTGACGAAAATCGTGCAAACACTCTGATCGAAGACGGCGACATACTATCAGGAACGGTTCAACGTCCCATTTTGGGGCAAGAAGCAAAGGTCGAAGCTCTCGAAGAAATCACTGCTCGGCTTGGTGTTTCGCCGGATGATGCCATCGCAGTTGGTGATGGAGCCAACGATCTTGCGATGATCCACCGCGCCGGACTTGGGGTTGCTCTCCACGCGAAACCGGCGGTTGCAGCAGCAGCTCCAATCAAAGTAAATCACGGCGATCTTACGGCTCTGCTATTCCTGCAAGGCTATGAAATCAATGAATTTATCACTAACTAG
- a CDS encoding response regulator, with translation MELADQFASERRTRLAAERLMAQMKTELSDANRALSRHAQSLSTEIVSSREEIGRVKTEAETLKSEVTHVREDLVRAESAMVIAERRLWDSLETIRDGFAVFGPDNNMIVANRAYLAIFEGLEMVQPGIPMSELVELLADEGIVDTGGLSSRAWQAGMLRRLDQPRIEQSILKLWNGQYIRLIDRRTGHGDLVTLALNITEQTKREEQLREAREKAEAANRAKSAFLANMSHEIRTPMNGVVAMADLMTETAMDEEQRAYVETIRSSGEALLVIINDVLDYSKIEADQISFKSQPFDLEKCIHEVVTLLQPGALDKGLQIAVDYDLFMPTSYTGDAGRIRQILTNLVGNAIKFTEEGHIVIRVVGLPGEGDRDYRVHITVEDTGIGIPADKLETVFREFQQVENERDRTHDGTGLGLAITQRLVTAMGGEVWVDSRENVGSGFGFFLPMVAIEDVEPDDISAPKWMERAIVLDAPGMNRTVLQKQLGLIGLKTVMADSVNAIVEAQPHEKDIVFLGHGVGEENEFRMAEKLRGQFPVAGMFLLVSGPTRVPEGGMAFDRLLQRPVLRAAMMDCLLSLEEPALQEKVEEPSNAPIRADVDQSDVVREDEFSAVTRTTPVEAEATWSIEEIGPQAGAAEAPDPTEVPEVARNSSASADTTSERDLDAPTSEKLTLLGDRVDHPPTVQSNKPVNQSRTGSDHFEFHAPAHSKPDAPVPVSDPAVDKVWMPGVGKAEAEPPAPQIPRPMRVLAAEDNRTNRFVIEKMLKDLNIDLVFAVNGVEAVELFENWAPDIVFTDISMPKMDGKEATRRIRFIEAERGSEPCPIIAITAHAMDGDAEDILASGVDHYLTKPLKKSS, from the coding sequence ATGGAGTTGGCAGATCAATTCGCGTCTGAACGCCGGACGCGGCTGGCGGCGGAACGTTTGATGGCGCAAATGAAAACAGAGTTAAGCGATGCCAACCGCGCCCTATCGCGTCACGCGCAATCGCTGAGCACCGAAATTGTCAGTAGTCGAGAAGAGATCGGACGGGTCAAGACCGAAGCTGAAACACTTAAATCAGAGGTCACGCACGTGCGTGAAGATTTGGTGCGCGCTGAAAGTGCAATGGTGATTGCAGAACGCAGACTTTGGGATTCGCTTGAGACCATTCGAGATGGGTTTGCAGTGTTTGGTCCCGATAACAATATGATTGTTGCAAACCGGGCGTATCTGGCGATTTTTGAAGGGTTAGAGATGGTCCAGCCGGGCATCCCAATGTCGGAGCTGGTTGAGCTTTTGGCGGATGAGGGCATCGTTGATACTGGCGGGCTTTCGTCAAGAGCCTGGCAAGCGGGAATGCTGCGCCGCCTTGACCAACCCAGGATCGAGCAGTCTATTTTAAAGCTGTGGAACGGCCAGTATATCCGATTGATCGATAGAAGAACGGGTCACGGTGACCTTGTTACATTGGCGCTGAACATCACTGAGCAAACCAAACGCGAAGAGCAGCTAAGGGAAGCTCGCGAGAAAGCTGAAGCGGCAAACAGAGCCAAGTCAGCGTTTCTTGCCAATATGAGCCATGAGATTCGTACACCAATGAACGGGGTCGTCGCGATGGCGGACTTGATGACCGAAACGGCAATGGATGAGGAGCAGCGCGCCTACGTCGAAACCATACGATCGTCTGGCGAAGCATTATTGGTGATCATCAATGACGTTCTTGATTACTCGAAAATCGAGGCCGACCAGATCAGTTTTAAGTCACAGCCGTTTGATCTGGAGAAGTGCATCCACGAGGTTGTGACCCTTTTGCAGCCGGGCGCTTTGGACAAAGGTTTGCAGATTGCGGTGGATTACGATCTTTTCATGCCGACGTCTTATACGGGCGACGCCGGACGCATTCGCCAAATTCTGACCAACCTCGTTGGGAATGCGATCAAGTTCACCGAGGAAGGGCACATTGTTATTCGCGTTGTTGGATTGCCAGGGGAAGGCGACCGGGACTATCGCGTTCACATAACAGTGGAAGATACCGGTATTGGCATCCCGGCAGATAAGCTGGAAACGGTCTTCAGAGAATTTCAACAGGTCGAAAACGAACGTGACCGAACCCACGATGGAACTGGGCTGGGTCTGGCCATAACACAGCGGCTGGTCACGGCCATGGGCGGCGAGGTTTGGGTGGATTCTCGTGAGAATGTTGGATCCGGCTTTGGATTTTTCTTGCCGATGGTTGCGATCGAAGATGTTGAACCGGATGACATATCCGCCCCTAAATGGATGGAGCGCGCAATAGTGTTGGATGCGCCGGGCATGAACCGGACCGTTTTACAAAAGCAGCTGGGGTTGATCGGCCTGAAGACGGTCATGGCGGACTCGGTGAATGCAATTGTCGAGGCGCAGCCCCACGAAAAAGACATTGTTTTTCTGGGGCACGGCGTCGGTGAAGAAAATGAGTTTCGAATGGCAGAAAAACTGCGCGGCCAGTTTCCTGTTGCCGGGATGTTTTTGTTGGTCAGTGGCCCGACACGGGTTCCTGAGGGCGGAATGGCTTTTGACCGGCTGTTACAGCGACCGGTTTTGCGGGCTGCGATGATGGATTGTTTACTGTCGCTGGAGGAACCTGCTTTGCAGGAAAAGGTTGAGGAGCCTTCGAACGCGCCTATCCGTGCTGATGTAGATCAATCGGATGTCGTGCGCGAAGACGAATTCAGTGCTGTGACGAGAACAACACCGGTTGAAGCGGAGGCAACCTGGTCGATTGAAGAGATAGGACCGCAAGCAGGTGCGGCGGAAGCGCCAGATCCCACTGAGGTTCCGGAAGTCGCGAGGAATTCCTCCGCTTCAGCGGATACGACATCCGAGCGAGACCTTGATGCGCCTACATCGGAAAAACTGACATTGTTGGGCGACAGAGTAGATCACCCCCCGACAGTCCAAAGCAACAAACCTGTCAACCAATCTCGGACAGGGTCAGATCACTTTGAGTTCCATGCGCCAGCACATTCCAAACCCGATGCACCTGTACCTGTTTCTGACCCAGCCGTTGACAAGGTGTGGATGCCGGGAGTCGGCAAGGCCGAGGCAGAACCGCCCGCGCCGCAGATCCCTAGGCCGATGCGGGTCTTGGCGGCAGAGGACAATCGCACCAATCGCTTTGTTATTGAGAAAATGTTGAAGGATCTGAACATCGATCTGGTTTTCGCGGTGAACGGTGTCGAGGCGGTTGAATTGTTCGAAAATTGGGCACCAGACATCGTATTTACTGATATTTCGATGCCGAAAATGGACGGGAAGGAAGCGACCCGCCGCATCCGCTTTATTGAAGCCGAACGCGGGTCAGAACCCTGCCCGATCATTGCGATCACCGCCCATGCAATGGACGGAGACGCCGAGGACATTCTTGCGTCCGGCGTCGATCATTATTTGACCAAACCCTTGAAAAAAAGCAGTTAA
- a CDS encoding serine/threonine protein phosphatase, producing the protein MDDQRIYAIGDVHGQLDELKSAHRRIARDAQASGGPAQVVHVGDLVDRGPNSRGVIEYLMDGMARGENWVIVKGNHDRFLANYVRTGETTDGRLRAGLTWLSPGMGGAETLRSYGAEKRRLEGADKFHARAAKKVPIAHVEFIEGLPLWHRVGGMIFVHAGIRPGFPIEAQDEDDLLWIRDEFLWRLEDHEALIVHGHTPVDAPTHYGNRVNLDVGAAYGHPLVPVVFQDGACFALEDGGRTPVVSPGGQG; encoded by the coding sequence ATGGATGACCAAAGAATATACGCGATTGGTGATGTGCACGGCCAGCTTGACGAGCTGAAGTCGGCACACCGCAGGATTGCACGGGATGCCCAGGCCAGCGGAGGCCCGGCGCAGGTTGTTCATGTTGGCGATCTGGTGGATCGGGGCCCAAATAGCCGCGGTGTTATCGAGTATCTGATGGATGGCATGGCACGTGGCGAGAACTGGGTAATCGTCAAAGGCAATCACGACCGGTTTCTGGCCAACTATGTTCGCACTGGCGAAACGACCGACGGGCGACTAAGGGCGGGTTTGACGTGGCTCAGCCCGGGAATGGGTGGCGCAGAGACATTAAGATCCTATGGGGCCGAGAAACGGCGGTTGGAAGGCGCGGACAAGTTTCACGCGCGCGCCGCGAAGAAAGTGCCCATAGCGCATGTTGAGTTCATCGAGGGTTTGCCGCTGTGGCATCGGGTTGGTGGCATGATTTTTGTGCATGCCGGTATTCGTCCTGGCTTTCCGATTGAAGCGCAGGACGAAGATGACCTTTTGTGGATACGCGACGAATTTCTGTGGCGGCTGGAAGATCACGAGGCGCTGATCGTGCATGGTCATACACCTGTCGATGCGCCGACGCATTACGGCAACCGGGTTAATCTGGATGTCGGGGCCGCCTATGGGCATCCTCTGGTGCCGGTGGTCTTTCAAGATGGCGCGTGTTTCGCCCTGGAGGACGGCGGGCGGACACCTGTGGTGTCGCCGGGCGGTCAGGGCTGA
- a CDS encoding nuclease: MALNNAWANATLYKAMQEISDMAFQADRPGFFPSIADTLNHILSVDLYYIDALESAGQGRSVFNRADIETASDLARQQAEADMRLATFCDALSPEVLTETCITDRSSGPVEESVSAVLLHLFQHQTHHRGQAHVQMSHAGIAPPQLDEFHLIYDRAPSAEMYWS; encoded by the coding sequence ATGGCCCTCAATAACGCCTGGGCAAATGCCACGCTGTATAAGGCTATGCAGGAGATATCTGACATGGCCTTCCAGGCAGATCGACCTGGGTTTTTCCCGTCGATTGCGGATACACTGAACCATATCCTGTCGGTAGATCTCTACTATATCGACGCGCTGGAAAGCGCTGGTCAAGGCAGGTCCGTCTTTAACCGCGCCGATATCGAAACCGCTTCGGATCTCGCCAGACAACAAGCCGAGGCCGATATGCGCCTTGCGACCTTTTGCGACGCTTTGTCACCGGAAGTTCTGACCGAAACATGTATCACCGATCGTTCAAGCGGCCCGGTTGAAGAAAGCGTATCAGCCGTTCTGCTGCATCTGTTCCAACACCAGACACACCACCGCGGCCAAGCTCATGTGCAAATGTCCCACGCAGGTATCGCGCCGCCTCAACTGGACGAATTCCACCTGATCTACGACCGCGCACCATCTGCCGAAATGTATTGGAGCTAA
- a CDS encoding phosphoserine transaminase codes for MMDMNTPATRPANPRFSSGPCAKPPTFTLESLNDAPLGRSHRAAVGKAKLKLAIDKTREILGVPDDYLIGIVPASDTGAMEMAMWNLLGERPVEMLAWESFGAGWVTDVVKQLKLDAVVKTAEYGQIVDLAGVDWDKDVVFTWNGTTSGVRVPAHFDIPADRDGLAICDATSAAFAQDLPWDRLDVVTYSWQKVLGGEAAHGMLILSPRAVQRLENYTPSWPLPKIFRLTKGSKVIGGIFEGATINTPSMLCVEDYLNALDWAEKVGGLNGLVARADANAKVLHNFCAARDWIANLADDPATWSNTSVCLKFTDTRIVDGAAFAKTIAKQLENQGVAFDVGAYRDAPAGLRIWCGATVETSDLEALMPWLDWAFATEIAALEAAA; via the coding sequence GTGATGGATATGAATACCCCGGCGACGCGGCCGGCAAATCCGCGTTTTTCGTCTGGCCCTTGTGCCAAGCCCCCTACTTTTACATTGGAAAGTCTTAACGATGCCCCACTAGGGCGGTCGCACCGTGCTGCCGTTGGCAAGGCGAAGCTTAAGTTGGCCATCGACAAAACCCGCGAGATTTTGGGCGTTCCAGACGACTATTTGATCGGGATTGTGCCTGCCTCGGATACCGGCGCTATGGAAATGGCGATGTGGAATTTGCTGGGTGAGCGTCCAGTTGAGATGCTGGCCTGGGAGAGTTTCGGGGCCGGGTGGGTCACGGACGTGGTCAAGCAACTGAAACTGGATGCCGTTGTAAAGACAGCGGAATATGGACAGATCGTCGATCTGGCCGGAGTCGATTGGGACAAAGACGTTGTGTTTACCTGGAACGGCACGACAAGCGGCGTGCGGGTTCCGGCGCATTTTGATATTCCTGCCGACCGGGATGGGTTGGCGATTTGTGATGCGACCTCGGCGGCGTTTGCGCAGGACCTGCCTTGGGACCGGTTGGATGTTGTGACGTATTCCTGGCAGAAAGTGCTGGGCGGCGAAGCTGCGCATGGGATGTTGATCCTGAGTCCGCGCGCCGTGCAACGTCTTGAAAATTATACACCTTCCTGGCCTTTGCCGAAGATTTTTCGCCTTACGAAAGGCAGTAAGGTTATTGGTGGCATCTTTGAAGGTGCGACGATCAACACACCATCGATGCTGTGCGTTGAGGACTATCTGAATGCGCTTGATTGGGCCGAAAAAGTGGGTGGACTCAATGGGTTAGTCGCCCGGGCGGATGCCAATGCCAAAGTGCTGCACAATTTCTGTGCGGCGCGGGACTGGATTGCAAATCTGGCGGATGATCCGGCGACATGGTCGAACACCAGTGTTTGCCTGAAGTTCACTGATACGCGCATTGTCGACGGTGCAGCATTTGCCAAGACCATTGCAAAACAGCTTGAAAATCAAGGTGTTGCCTTTGATGTTGGGGCATATCGCGACGCGCCCGCTGGTCTGCGGATCTGGTGCGGTGCGACGGTGGAAACCTCGGATCTTGAGGCGCTGATGCCCTGGCTGGATTGGGCATTTGCCACTGAAATTGCGGCGCTGGAAGCAGCTGCCTGA
- a CDS encoding aquaporin family protein, translated as MSATSFQRLSAEALGTGMLVATVVGSGIMADRLTEDVALALLGNTLPTGAILVVLITILGPISGAHFNPAVTLAFWLRGDIEMSRAVFYGCAQIGGAVVGTLIAHGMFELPLFQASDTMRTGGSQWLAEVVATFGLVFVILGGIRHKPEAVAWLVGLYITAAYWSTASTSFANPAVAIGRAFTDTFSGIRPMDVPGFIGAEIIGAIIAVYLAKWILNPVRS; from the coding sequence ATGAGTGCGACTTCGTTTCAAAGGTTAAGTGCCGAAGCCCTGGGAACAGGCATGCTAGTCGCAACCGTTGTTGGTTCCGGCATAATGGCGGATCGGTTAACTGAAGATGTGGCGCTGGCGCTTTTGGGGAATACCCTGCCGACCGGTGCGATACTTGTCGTGCTGATCACCATTCTGGGTCCGATTTCCGGCGCGCACTTCAACCCGGCCGTGACGTTGGCGTTTTGGCTACGTGGAGACATTGAGATGTCACGCGCCGTTTTCTACGGCTGCGCGCAGATCGGGGGCGCAGTTGTCGGAACGTTGATCGCGCATGGGATGTTCGAGCTGCCGTTGTTTCAGGCATCAGACACGATGCGAACCGGCGGATCGCAATGGTTGGCCGAAGTTGTTGCAACATTTGGGCTGGTCTTCGTGATACTGGGCGGCATCCGTCACAAACCTGAGGCCGTTGCCTGGTTGGTTGGTTTATATATCACGGCTGCCTATTGGTCCACGGCATCGACGAGTTTTGCCAATCCAGCCGTTGCCATAGGGCGCGCGTTTACAGATACATTTTCCGGCATACGACCTATGGATGTGCCCGGATTCATTGGTGCTGAAATTATTGGCGCTATCATTGCTGTTTATCTTGCCAAATGGATTTTGAACCCGGTGCGCAGTTGA
- a CDS encoding L-threonine 3-dehydrogenase — protein MTNQMKALAKTKPAPGLDMIEAPVPEVGPDDILIRINMTGICGTDIHIWDWDDWAQRTVPVPLITGHEFAGEIVELGRNVTDLALGQRVSGEGHLIGKHSRQSRAGKFHLDPETRGIGVNEQGAFAEYLKLPAFNAVPLPDMIDDEIGAILDPLGNAVHTALSFDLIGEDVLVTGAGPIGIMAAAVARHVGARHVVITDINADRLALAEKVADVVPVNVAKEDLQDVIAGLKMKEGFDIGLEISGNQKAMDQMIEALVMGGRIALLGIPPGKSPVDWSRIVFKAITIKGVYGREIFETWYKMIAMLENGLDVRNVITHRMPVDDFRSGFEIMKSGQSGKIVLDWT, from the coding sequence ATGACCAATCAGATGAAAGCTCTCGCCAAAACCAAACCGGCTCCGGGTCTGGACATGATAGAGGCACCGGTTCCCGAGGTTGGCCCCGATGACATCCTCATCCGCATCAACATGACCGGCATCTGTGGTACCGATATTCACATCTGGGATTGGGACGACTGGGCCCAGCGCACGGTTCCCGTCCCCCTGATCACCGGGCACGAGTTTGCCGGTGAAATTGTCGAACTTGGTCGAAACGTCACCGATCTGGCATTGGGACAGCGGGTATCCGGTGAAGGCCATCTGATCGGCAAACACTCCCGACAATCGCGCGCAGGTAAATTCCACCTTGACCCAGAAACGCGCGGTATCGGCGTAAATGAACAGGGCGCCTTTGCCGAATACCTGAAACTCCCGGCCTTCAACGCAGTACCTCTTCCCGACATGATTGACGACGAGATCGGCGCGATCCTGGACCCTTTGGGAAATGCGGTGCACACCGCGCTCAGTTTTGATTTGATCGGTGAAGATGTGCTGGTGACCGGGGCCGGACCCATTGGCATCATGGCCGCTGCGGTGGCGCGTCACGTCGGAGCGCGTCATGTGGTTATTACCGATATCAACGCAGACCGGCTGGCCTTGGCGGAAAAAGTTGCAGACGTTGTGCCTGTAAATGTCGCCAAGGAAGATCTTCAGGATGTCATCGCCGGCCTGAAAATGAAGGAAGGTTTCGACATCGGCCTCGAGATATCTGGCAACCAAAAGGCTATGGATCAGATGATCGAAGCCTTGGTCATGGGCGGGCGCATAGCGTTGCTGGGTATCCCGCCCGGCAAGTCGCCAGTCGACTGGTCCCGGATTGTATTCAAAGCCATCACCATAAAAGGCGTCTATGGACGCGAAATCTTTGAGACGTGGTACAAGATGATTGCCATGTTGGAAAACGGACTGGATGTACGAAATGTCATCACCCATCGTATGCCGGTCGACGACTTCCGGTCCGGGTTCGAGATCATGAAATCCGGCCAATCCGGCAAGATCGTTCTGGATTGGACATAA
- a CDS encoding helix-turn-helix domain-containing protein has product MTKPEIQSRIATRLKVMRTEKGLSLDALAQLSGVSRSMVSQIERGESSPTVATLWNITQALGIDIGGLLDDREAPAIAVIRADAAPLIEGLGKDCTIRILSPPEEVGRHEVYELTFAAGGVLDSDPHSPGTREHLTVIKGQIALGAADSTDLLGQGDSARYPADGPHTLAAHNGDAKALLIVQFT; this is encoded by the coding sequence ATGACCAAGCCGGAAATCCAGTCTCGAATTGCCACCCGTCTGAAAGTGATGCGCACCGAAAAGGGCCTGTCTCTGGACGCACTCGCGCAGCTTTCGGGCGTCTCGCGTTCGATGGTCAGCCAGATCGAACGCGGTGAAAGCTCGCCAACCGTCGCCACACTCTGGAACATCACTCAGGCGCTGGGCATCGATATTGGCGGCCTCTTGGATGATCGCGAAGCGCCCGCAATTGCCGTCATTCGCGCCGACGCCGCCCCTCTTATCGAAGGCTTGGGCAAAGACTGCACCATCCGCATTCTCAGCCCCCCAGAAGAAGTGGGTCGCCACGAAGTATACGAACTCACATTTGCAGCCGGAGGTGTTCTGGACAGCGATCCACATAGCCCAGGCACCCGCGAGCATCTGACAGTGATCAAGGGGCAAATAGCCCTTGGTGCCGCTGACAGCACCGATCTTCTTGGGCAAGGCGACAGCGCGCGCTATCCCGCCGACGGACCCCATACTTTGGCGGCCCATAACGGAGATGCAAAAGCTCTTCTCATCGTGCAGTTCACATAA